From a single Pseudomonas triticicola genomic region:
- a CDS encoding ABC transporter permease subunit, which produces MSTPTSSVATATSAVDQSLLYPSPYKEFWQAFSKNKGAVAGLLFMLLIIFCAIFAPWVAPHNPSEQYRDFLLTPPAWLEGGQMQFLLGTDELGRDLLSRLIQGSRLSLLIGLSSVVMSLIPGILLGLFAGFFPKVVGPTIMRLMDIMLALPSLLLAVAIVAILGPGLINTVIAIAVVSLPSYVRLTRAAVMGELNRDYVTAARLAGAGLPRLMFITVLPNCMAPLIVQATLSFSSAILDAAALGFLGLGVQPPTPEWGTMLASARDYIERAWWVVSLPGLTILLSVLAINLMGDGLRDALDPKLKNAA; this is translated from the coding sequence ATGAGCACTCCAACATCCTCAGTAGCCACCGCCACGTCCGCCGTGGATCAAAGCCTGCTGTACCCGTCGCCGTACAAAGAATTCTGGCAAGCGTTCTCGAAGAACAAGGGCGCCGTTGCCGGCCTGCTGTTCATGCTGCTGATCATCTTCTGCGCGATCTTCGCGCCGTGGGTCGCGCCGCATAATCCGAGCGAGCAATACCGTGACTTCCTGCTGACGCCGCCGGCGTGGCTCGAAGGCGGGCAGATGCAGTTCCTGCTCGGCACCGACGAACTCGGCCGTGACCTGCTGTCGCGTCTGATCCAGGGCTCGCGCCTGTCGTTGCTGATCGGCTTGTCGTCGGTGGTGATGTCGTTGATTCCGGGGATCCTGCTGGGTCTGTTTGCCGGTTTCTTCCCGAAAGTGGTCGGCCCGACCATCATGCGTCTGATGGACATCATGCTGGCCCTGCCATCGCTGCTGCTGGCCGTGGCGATCGTCGCCATCCTCGGCCCTGGCCTGATCAACACCGTGATCGCGATTGCCGTGGTTTCCCTGCCGTCCTACGTGCGTCTGACCCGTGCTGCCGTGATGGGCGAACTGAACCGCGACTACGTCACCGCCGCGCGTCTGGCCGGTGCCGGTCTGCCGCGCCTGATGTTCATCACCGTGCTGCCCAACTGCATGGCGCCGCTGATCGTGCAGGCAACCCTGAGCTTCTCTTCGGCGATTCTTGATGCCGCCGCACTGGGCTTCCTCGGCCTCGGCGTACAACCGCCAACCCCTGAGTGGGGCACCATGCTGGCCTCGGCCCGCGACTACATCGAACGCGCCTGGTGGGTGGTAAGTCTGCCTGGCCTGACCATTTTGCTCAGCGTGCTGGCAATCAACTTGATGGGCGACGGCCTGCGCGATGCGCTGGACCCGAAACTCAAGAACGCCGCCTGA
- a CDS encoding ABC transporter ATP-binding protein — MSLLEIKNLNVRFGDKTATPVVDGLDLKVDKGEVLAIVGESGSGKSVTMMALMGLIEHPGIVTADSLSFDGKDMLKLSNRQRRQIVGKDLSMVFQDPMTALNPSYTVGFQIEEVLRLHLKMSGKQARKRAIELLEKVEIPGAASRMDAYPHQLSGGMSQRVAIAMAIAGEPKLLIADEPTTALDVTIQAQIMDLLLALQKEQNMGLVLITHDLAVVAETAQRVCVMYAGQAVEVGQVPQLFDIPAHPYSEALLKAIPEHSLGASRLSTLPGIVPGRYDRPQGCLLSPRCPYVQDNCRTQRPGLDPKANSLARCFYPLNQEVA; from the coding sequence ATGTCACTGCTAGAAATCAAGAATCTCAACGTCCGCTTCGGCGACAAGACCGCGACCCCGGTGGTCGACGGCCTCGACCTGAAAGTCGACAAAGGCGAAGTGCTGGCCATCGTTGGCGAGTCGGGTTCGGGTAAATCCGTGACCATGATGGCGCTGATGGGCCTGATCGAGCATCCTGGCATCGTCACCGCTGACTCGCTCAGCTTCGACGGCAAGGACATGCTCAAACTCAGCAACCGCCAGCGTCGGCAGATCGTCGGCAAAGACCTGTCGATGGTCTTCCAGGACCCGATGACCGCGCTGAACCCGAGCTACACCGTCGGTTTCCAGATTGAGGAAGTGCTGCGCCTGCACCTGAAAATGTCCGGCAAGCAAGCGCGCAAGCGTGCCATCGAACTGCTGGAAAAAGTCGAGATCCCGGGCGCCGCCAGTCGTATGGACGCCTATCCGCATCAACTGTCTGGCGGTATGAGCCAGCGTGTCGCGATCGCCATGGCGATTGCCGGCGAGCCGAAACTGTTGATCGCCGACGAACCGACCACCGCGCTGGACGTGACGATTCAGGCGCAGATCATGGATCTGCTGCTGGCGTTGCAGAAAGAGCAGAACATGGGCCTGGTGCTGATCACTCACGACCTCGCGGTCGTGGCGGAAACTGCCCAGCGTGTCTGCGTGATGTATGCCGGCCAGGCGGTGGAAGTCGGTCAGGTGCCGCAACTGTTCGACATCCCGGCGCACCCGTACAGCGAAGCGCTGCTCAAGGCGATTCCCGAGCACAGCCTCGGCGCCTCGCGCCTGTCGACCCTGCCGGGCATCGTTCCGGGCCGTTATGACCGTCCGCAGGGTTGCCTGCTGTCGCCGCGCTGCCCGTACGTGCAGGACAACTGCCGCACCCAGCGTCCGGGCCTTGATCCGAAAGCCAACAGCCTCGCCCGCTGCTTCTACCCGCTGAACCAGGAGGTGGCGTAA
- a CDS encoding ABC transporter permease subunit codes for MFSFIARRLGLLIPTFFGITLLTFALIRMIPGDPVEVMMGERRVDPEMHAQAMERLGLNKPLYAQYLDYIGKLAQGDLGESLRTRESVWTEFTSLFPATLELSMAALLFAGILGLLAGVIAALKRGSLFDHGVMGISLAGYSMPIFWWGLILIMFFSVSLGWTPVSGRIDLLYDIEPKTGFMLIDTLLADDVGAFFDALHHLILPAIVLGTIPLAVIARMTRSSMLEVLREDYIRTAKAKGLSPSRVVFVHGLRNALIPVLTVVGLQVGTLLAGAVLTETIFSWPGIGKWLIEAIGARDYPVVQNGILLIACLVILVNFVVDILYGFANPRIRHQR; via the coding sequence ATGTTTAGTTTTATTGCCCGCCGACTGGGGTTGTTGATCCCCACGTTTTTCGGCATCACCTTGCTGACTTTCGCGTTGATTCGCATGATTCCGGGCGACCCCGTGGAAGTGATGATGGGCGAACGTCGGGTCGACCCCGAAATGCACGCTCAGGCAATGGAACGCCTGGGGCTGAACAAGCCGCTGTATGCCCAGTACCTGGACTACATCGGCAAACTGGCCCAGGGCGATCTCGGTGAGTCGTTGCGTACCCGTGAAAGCGTGTGGACCGAGTTCACCTCTCTTTTCCCGGCGACCCTGGAACTGTCCATGGCCGCCCTGCTGTTCGCTGGCATCCTCGGGCTTCTGGCCGGGGTGATCGCGGCACTCAAACGAGGATCGCTGTTCGACCACGGGGTGATGGGCATCTCCCTCGCGGGCTATTCGATGCCGATCTTCTGGTGGGGCCTGATCCTGATCATGTTCTTCTCGGTGAGCCTGGGCTGGACCCCGGTCTCCGGGCGCATCGACCTGCTGTATGACATCGAGCCGAAAACCGGCTTCATGCTGATCGACACGCTGCTGGCCGATGACGTCGGCGCGTTCTTCGACGCCCTGCATCACCTGATCCTGCCGGCGATCGTGCTCGGCACCATTCCGCTGGCGGTAATCGCCCGGATGACCCGTTCGTCGATGCTCGAAGTGCTGCGCGAAGACTACATCCGCACCGCCAAGGCCAAAGGCCTGTCGCCGTCGCGCGTGGTGTTCGTGCATGGCCTGCGCAATGCACTGATTCCGGTGCTGACCGTGGTCGGCCTGCAGGTCGGCACGCTGCTGGCCGGTGCGGTCCTGACCGAAACCATCTTCTCCTGGCCCGGCATCGGTAAATGGCTGATCGAAGCCATCGGCGCCCGGGACTATCCGGTGGTGCAAAACGGCATCCTGTTAATCGCCTGCCTGGTGATTCTGGTCAACTTCGTGGTGGACATCCTCTACGGCTTTGCCAACCCACGCATCCGTCATCAGCGCTGA
- a CDS encoding ABC transporter substrate-binding protein, which translates to MKMLPLRAAIAAALLSVAVGASAKPLVVCTEASPEGFDMVQYTTAVTADAVAETIFNRLADFKPGTTDVIPALAESWDISEDGLTYTFHLRKGVKFHTTEYFKPTRDMNADDVVWSFQRQLDPNHPWHKLSSVGFPYFESMGFKELLKSVEKVDDNTVKFTLTRREAPFLADIAMAFSSIYPAEYADQLLKANKTGDLNNKPIGTGPFIFQRYAKDAQVRFKANPDYFRGKPPADALILAIATDNNVRLQKLKANECQVALYPKPDDIPSIKKDSNLKVDELDAMTVSYIAMNTQHKYMSDVRVRKAIDIAFDKEAYVNALFGKGNASVAVNPYPPTLLGYNHDLKNPPRDLDKARALLKEAGVPEGTTFTLFTRNGGGPTNPNPMLGAQMMQADLAKVGIKIDIRVMEWGEMLKRAKAGEHDMVSAGWAGDNGDPDNFLTPMLSCEAAKNGENYARWCNEKFQALLDEARAKVDPAERAALYEQAQVLFNQDQPWISMAHTRMFTAMRNNVEGYHISPLTTNNFATTQVK; encoded by the coding sequence ATGAAAATGCTTCCCCTACGTGCGGCCATCGCGGCTGCGTTGCTGAGTGTCGCTGTCGGCGCCTCGGCCAAACCCTTGGTGGTCTGCACCGAAGCCAGCCCGGAAGGCTTCGATATGGTCCAGTACACAACTGCAGTCACGGCGGACGCTGTGGCCGAAACCATCTTCAACCGCCTGGCCGACTTTAAACCCGGCACCACCGACGTGATTCCGGCACTCGCCGAGTCCTGGGACATCAGCGAAGACGGCCTGACCTACACGTTCCACCTGCGCAAAGGCGTCAAGTTTCACACCACCGAATATTTCAAGCCGACCCGCGACATGAACGCCGACGACGTGGTCTGGAGCTTCCAGCGCCAGCTGGACCCGAATCACCCGTGGCACAAACTGTCGAGCGTGGGCTTCCCGTACTTTGAAAGCATGGGCTTCAAGGAACTGCTCAAAAGCGTCGAGAAAGTCGACGACAACACGGTCAAGTTCACCCTGACCCGCCGCGAAGCGCCGTTCCTCGCCGACATCGCCATGGCCTTCTCATCGATCTACCCGGCCGAATACGCCGACCAGTTGCTCAAGGCCAACAAGACCGGCGATCTGAACAACAAGCCGATCGGCACCGGCCCGTTCATCTTCCAGCGTTACGCCAAGGATGCGCAGGTGCGTTTCAAGGCCAACCCGGATTACTTCCGTGGCAAGCCGCCGGCCGACGCGTTGATCCTGGCGATTGCCACCGACAACAACGTGCGCCTGCAGAAGCTAAAGGCCAACGAGTGCCAGGTCGCGCTGTATCCGAAACCGGATGACATCCCGAGCATCAAGAAAGACAGCAACCTGAAAGTCGACGAGCTGGACGCGATGACCGTTTCGTACATCGCCATGAACACCCAGCACAAGTACATGAGCGACGTGCGTGTGCGCAAAGCCATCGACATCGCCTTCGACAAGGAAGCCTACGTCAACGCGCTGTTCGGCAAGGGTAACGCGTCGGTGGCGGTCAACCCGTACCCGCCGACCCTGCTCGGCTACAACCATGACCTGAAGAACCCGCCACGGGATCTCGACAAGGCACGCGCCTTGCTCAAGGAGGCCGGGGTTCCGGAAGGCACCACGTTTACCCTGTTCACCCGTAACGGCGGCGGTCCGACCAACCCCAACCCGATGCTCGGCGCGCAGATGATGCAGGCTGACCTGGCGAAAGTCGGGATCAAGATCGACATCCGCGTGATGGAATGGGGCGAGATGCTCAAGCGCGCCAAGGCCGGCGAGCACGACATGGTCTCGGCCGGATGGGCGGGCGACAACGGCGACCCGGATAACTTCCTGACGCCTATGCTCAGTTGCGAGGCCGCCAAGAACGGCGAAAACTACGCACGCTGGTGCAACGAGAAATTCCAGGCACTGCTGGATGAAGCGCGGGCTAAAGTAGATCCGGCCGAACGCGCCGCGCTCTACGAACAGGCCCAAGTGCTGTTTAATCAGGACCAGCCATGGATCAGCATGGCCCATACTCGGATGTTCACTGCAATGCGCAACAATGTAGAGGGCTACCACATCAGCCCTCTCACCACTAATAACTTCGCCACCACCCAGGTGAAGTAG
- a CDS encoding peptide ABC transporter ATP-binding protein, which yields MAVVLTARDLTRHYEVSRGLFKGHATVRALNGVSFELEAGKTLAVVGESGCGKSTLARALTLIEEPSSGSLQIAGQEVAGADKAERKQLRKDVQMVFQSPYASLNPRQKIGDQLAEPLLINTKLSATERREKVQAMMKQVGLRPEHYQRYPHMFSGGQRQRIALARAMMLQPKVLVADEPTSALDVSIQAQVLNLFMDLQQEFNTAYVFISHNLAVVQHVADDVMVMYLGRPVELGPKNDIYERPLHPYTQALLSATPTIHPDPNKPKIKIVGELPNPLNPPPGCAFHKRCPYATERCTTEEPLLRELDNRQVACHYAEQFLDGAA from the coding sequence ATGGCCGTCGTACTTACCGCCCGCGACCTGACCCGTCACTACGAAGTCTCCCGTGGCCTGTTCAAGGGCCACGCCACCGTGCGCGCGCTCAACGGCGTGTCGTTCGAACTGGAAGCCGGCAAGACCCTTGCCGTGGTAGGCGAATCGGGCTGTGGCAAATCCACTCTCGCCCGCGCCCTGACGCTGATCGAAGAGCCGTCGTCGGGCTCGCTGCAGATCGCCGGTCAGGAAGTTGCCGGCGCCGACAAGGCCGAGCGCAAGCAACTGCGCAAAGACGTGCAGATGGTGTTTCAGAGCCCGTATGCGTCGTTGAACCCACGGCAGAAAATCGGTGATCAACTGGCCGAACCGCTGTTGATCAACACCAAGCTGTCGGCCACCGAACGTCGCGAGAAAGTCCAGGCGATGATGAAGCAGGTCGGCTTGCGCCCTGAGCACTATCAGCGCTATCCGCACATGTTCTCCGGTGGTCAGCGCCAGCGTATCGCCCTGGCTCGGGCGATGATGCTGCAACCGAAAGTGCTGGTCGCGGACGAACCGACTTCGGCGCTGGACGTTTCGATTCAGGCCCAGGTGCTGAACCTGTTCATGGATTTGCAGCAGGAGTTCAACACCGCCTACGTGTTCATCTCGCACAACCTGGCGGTGGTGCAGCACGTGGCCGATGACGTGATGGTGATGTACCTCGGCCGTCCGGTGGAACTGGGACCGAAAAACGACATCTACGAGCGCCCGCTGCACCCGTATACCCAGGCGCTGCTGTCGGCGACCCCGACGATTCACCCAGACCCGAACAAGCCGAAAATCAAGATCGTCGGCGAACTGCCCAACCCGCTGAACCCGCCACCAGGCTGTGCTTTCCACAAGCGCTGCCCGTACGCGACCGAACGTTGCACCACGGAAGAGCCGCTGTTGCGTGAACTGGATAATCGGCAGGTGGCTTGCCACTACGCCGAGCAATTCCTCGACGGCGCGGCGTAA